In Zingiber officinale cultivar Zhangliang chromosome 1A, Zo_v1.1, whole genome shotgun sequence, the DNA window GATTTTCGGATTTCTAACCAAAAAAACATTCCAAACATAATTTGGTTTGGAATTAGGACacggagaagaaaaggaaaaaaggggagaagaaaaggataaaagggaagaagaaaaaaatggaagaagaagaagaaacctgaatttgaagaagagtcACCCAGGTATTTCCTCCGCTGCCGTCGCTGTTGCTGAGTCGCGTAGTTGCCCAGGTATGTGTTTTTTccatctttttttttgtttttctattcttgacttcatcttcttcttctcttcttcttcttttgtaatCTTCTTATTCACTTCTTTACTCCTtcacttcttctcttctttttctgttatttcttttcttcttcttcttcttctcttcttcgttTTCACTGTTCAATATTTCAACATTTTTTCATcaccttcgtttccttctctttgttatatcttcttcctctattttcttttttttcccctttCTGTTGACAGCAAAACTGCTGCTGTTGTCCCATTTTTGTTCTgttcttctttttgttttttgtttcctGTTGTTAGTACTATAAAAAAATTGTCATCCAGTTTATTATATTGTTgttagtttttcttttttttttctcttttcctttgtttttcttttttttcctattttctatTGTTGGTATCAGTGGTACAATACTTTTCTATTATTGTTGGTGCTAGGTACAATACTTTTCCATTCCATTAATTCATTaaagtatttttattttgtttttaattttttaggttattttctcgttcaattatcatggaaggtaatagtgatactccaacatatatatcaaaagacCCGGCatggaattattttcaaagaattaatccgaataacaaaaataatttgatttgtaacttttgtcaaaaagttacGAAATGAGGTATCTATCGTGCAAAACAACATCCTGTTGGGGGGTTTCGAAATACTACGACTTGCAAAAAATGTCCGCCTCATGTAtgtgaagaaataaaaaatttcatggaAAAAAAGGCAGAGAAAAGTAATCTTTCTAAACTTGCGACATTGGACTTTGAGGATTTAAaccctcttggtgatgatattgatatagATGATATTAGAGCTAAAGTTGTACTGCTTATAAATACAAGTACAAGTTCTAGATCAGTGAATATGCAAAAAAGGTCAAGATAAATAGGTCCAATGGATGCATATTTTGCTCCTAATGTGcaaaaaaatgttgaaagtaGAATGAGTAAAGAGAGGCAAACTACGATAAATGaggcatacaagaaagaattgagGGAAAAAACTTATATGACTATAACTGAGTGGATGTATGATGTGGCAATTCCTTTTAATGCCATTAACTATTCAAGCTTCAAAAGGATGTTGGACTTGGTTGGCCAATATGATGTAGGTCTAAAAGGACCTAGTTATCATGAGGTGCgggttccttttctaaaaaagTCTATTGATAGTGTGACTAATGATTACATTAAGTCGTGTGAAACAGAATGGACAAAGTATGGTTGTAGTTTGATGGCAGATGGGTGGACAGATAAAAGGCAAAGGACCTTGATTCATTTTTTTGTGAATTCTCTTAAAGGTTCAATTTTCATCGAATCGGTTGATGCTTCTAATTATGCAAAAACTGGAGAGAAAATATTTCAGTTGCTTGATCAATGTGTGGAGCGTGTAGGAAAAGTAAATGTTATTCAAGTTGTTATGGATAGTGCAAGTAACAATGTGCTTACTggtaagaatttatttaattttttcttatcattatgCTTTTACttatatatgttaaaattatctagttttctaacttcttttgtaggaaaattattagaagcaAAAAGACCACACTTGTATTTGACTCCTTATGCTGCTCACTGCGTCGACTTAATCTTAGAAGATATTGAGAAATTGCCTGATTTTAAAGCAACATTGAAGAATACAATGAGTgtgaatgcttacatttatgttcaCCCTGGCATGGTTAATATGTTGAGGCAATTCACAAGACAAAAAGAGCTTTTTCGGACGGGTGTCACAAGATTTGCTACTGCTTTTCTCACTCTTGAAAGGATGCACCTACAAaagtaaaatttaataaaaatattcatttcaaaggattggacagagagtaaatgggcaaaagaagcggcggagaagaaggtagctaaaattatcatgacacttagattttggagcagtattatgcatattttaaagatatataTCCCTTTAGTACATGTTTTGAGACTGGTTGATAGCGAAAGAAAACCTGCAATGGGCTATATTTATGAGGCTATGGATAGGGCAAAATAAACAATTATGAAGGCctttaaggagaaagaagagaaatacaaagaagtGTTTGAGATCATTGATAAGAGATGGGAATGCCAACTTCATCGGTCTCTGCATGTTACATGACATTATTTGAATCcagaatatttttattcatacacaGATTCAAATATCTGTGGAGAAGTAGTGAATGGTTTGTTTGAAACTATGGAGAGATTGATTTCAAACGTTGCTGAGCAAGATAAAATCACTGTCCCAACTCTCTATATATCGAAAGGCAAAAGGGTTATTTGGGAGGAATGTGACAATTAGACATAGAAGAACATTATCTCCAGCAGAATAGTGGGAATGCTACAGAGTAAATATCCCAGAATTGCAAAAGTTTGCTATTAAAGTGTTTAGTCTCACTTGTAGTGCTTCTGGCTGTGAGTGCAATTGGAGTGTATTTGAGCaggtatgtaataaatataaatgtataatactattagtatgttatttttataaatagaaaatattctttgctattttattatacttaatgtaattttttatattttgtagattcacaataaaaaaaaaggaataggCTAGCTCAACAGCACTTAAATGATTTAGTATTTATGAAATGCAATCGTGCCTTAAAACTTCAGTATGATGCCCATGATAAGATTGACCTCATCTTTTTGACAGATATTGATGATAATAATGAATGGTTGATGGGTATAATGGATGGAGAAagtgataatgaagaagatgagttggtttTTGAAGGTGGTGACTTGACATGGGATGTCATTGCTAGGGCTAGTGGAGCTGAAGAGCCTGAATATTGTACTAGAGGAAAAAACATTGCATCCATGACCTCTAGTTCACATATTAGGCCTAAACAAGTCGAGAAGGGAAATACATCTTCCTCTATGACTAAGAGACACTCATCTCTAATacttagagatgaagaagaagaagaagaagaagaaattgaatttgaaggagaagaagaagaagataaagaagaagaagaatacaatgaggatgatcttgagcttgatgaTTAATTTGACTTATTACGCTTGTTTTGATGAACTTCATTAGTTTATATTAGAAAGTTGAAACTTaaaagtttgaaacttttattaattttatcatggtgTTGTTTTACTTGTCATATTTGATATTTGTGTGTGTGGAATATTAATAGTTATCATATTTGACATATTATATGAGTGTGAGTTTGTCAGTAGTTTAATAATCAACCTTATGTTTAAGAGGCGCGCGCCTCGGGCGTGCCTCGCACCTCGGGCTCTAGGAGCCCTTTGTGCCTCAGTGCGCCTCGCGCCTCTAACAACACTAGGTAGGAGTTGCCGAAGGACCTGAATTAAGTAAAACCAAATGTGTGAtcttttacttgcttttctattttaCTTTCTTACTCAGTTTTCCACTgtgcactttgtttttaaaaacgaaaaatatttttttttgaaaactacgtgattcacccccctctcatgtGCGACTCGATCCAACACACCATCCCTCTCCCAGATTATAGTTTGGGTTAAGGCGGATAACCGAAGGTTGCCCCTCGCTCGGCGCTTGACAGTCTAGTCACTTGCCCACCGCCAGTGGTCTCTGGGTGGCCTCGAACTACCCACGTTGACCCAAACTATAATCTGGAGGGACGGTAAATCCAAGAAGGGATCACAACTAATTACGGCTGAATCGTGAACACGATCCGACCACAATTGTAAGTGGTCTATCCCCTGATTTACTTTTTTGTAGAGTAGGGGATCTGACATCATAGTgttcaagattaaaaattttagatatttaCAGGGTATAGTATTTCTTtaaggaaatattatttttttaaaaaaaaattgaatccaaATATCTGGATTGGTgggttatatatataatttggtcCTATAAAAATTTGGTATCtgccattaaaataaatttgaaaaacatataTAGATCTGGATAGAAATCCAATATCACGAGTGATTGGAACACTGTAGGTACGAAAAGTTTATATTAGACTACTTAGTACGTATTGATTTACATGATTCATATTAATTTGAGTTTATTTTTCTTATAACATACATAATATCAAATATATGAATAGGTTGGAATAACTCAGGAATAAATATGAACAAACACATGTCAATATTCatcaataaaaattataaattattcataaattaaataatatcaataaaatttataaattatattcatcaatattttttttatcaaacttataaataaataaataagcttttcaaataaataaataagtttataaCATCAAACTTAATAACTCAAAGCTTTACTCAGTCTCATTTACTGCCCTATAATCCGATCCATCCTTATTTTTACAATGTCAAATAATTCACAGATTTAATTAGGCAAGAAGCGACACAAGATCATCCAACGACTTCAATGTCTTCTCGTAGTAGAGATACGATTCATACACCTTCGGGCTCCGGATATGGCGATCCAACTACATCCAAATAACAGTATTAGTAATCAATCATTCACCAACAATTATCATTAGTTAGAAAATGGCGACGATGAATGGATGAACGGCGAACTTCGCTCATGTTGTCGACGAGCTCGTTGGCGGTCTTGACGTAGGACTGGCGGCGCGCCTGAGGGACGGTCGCCATGGCGTTCTTGAGGTCGGCGTCCAGGTACGCCGACTTCAGCCGCACGTAGAACAGCACGTAGCGCCAGGACATGGTGTCGAGCATGTGCCGCATGTTGCGCATCCCCTCCGCCGTCTGCCGGATCCGCGCCGCCGCCTCCTCCGGCGACAGCCCCGGCTCGAAGTATTTTTCCCTGAAGAACGACCTCGTCCCCCACCTCTGCTCCACCTCCGCTGTCGCCGCCCGCGGCCGCAGGCCCAGCGCCGACGAGGCCGTGAGGACGGTGGAGAGCAACGTCCACCGGCGCCGCGTCGAATGGAGTCGATCCTCGGCGACGAGGGGAGGTGGAGGGGTCAAGGACGGTGGCGGGCGGTGCGGCTGTTGGTCGGAGGTTGGGATGTGGCAGAGGATTATGTGCTTGGCGAAGGTGCCCATGGAGAAACAGGGGAGGCGTCCAAAGCAGAGCAGAGGAGCGGTGTGTTTGGGGATGCAAAAGATAAGGAGCCTTTTTTCTACCAtgtcttaatttaattaattctgtCTTTTTCCACGTGGAAATTACTGGGAAAATAATTCATTTTGCTCACAAATAATATATAGAAATCATTTTTATGTCAAAtaatatttaatcaaaattattttaatatttttttcatagtTAGTATAAGAGTTTAACAATTATTTTTCTTACAATGTTGTAGTCTCTAATTAATTAACTGATACAGtaggttgaaaataattttgattaaattgaaacaattttaatcaaatttaaataatttttattagtttgataaaaaattaatataaaaatactctctatattatttttatataaatttattttaacacaTTATAGAAATTACTAATTAATTGTTACAATAGAGCTCGATAGGGCAATGATGAATAAAAGAATAGATGGAGAATGGATTTCGAAGTTATGTTGAGTTTTCCTCTTCTAGCTATTTATTAGATCATGCTTCATGTAGTGTATCAATTCAGACTGATCAACAACGGATTAAGAACCCTTTCAAATTCCAAAATATATGGGAGGGTTGGATTATACATAGggtcaagcgttcgtgaacaagtttgATGTTCGGCTTAGAAATAGCTTGTTTATATTCGTtaaatatacacaagattaattaaataaataaacttaaacaactcattaaactaaacaaacaattttgaacatatatgtgttcaactcgttaacgttcgtgaataatattcgtgaacaatgttcacgaattatattcattaataaaactcttatcaatatgctaaataaataataaaaataaaataaacaaataaatttaaattatcaagcttagTAACCAATCAAATAGTTAAAGTTTTCAAATAATCAAGtaagcttaaattgagagctcgataacatctaaacgaaccaagtttGAACTAAGTTCAAGTCAAGCTCGACccaagctcaagtcaaacttgaattgagagctcaataatatctaaacaagccaagctcaagccaagcttcaaacaagttcaagctcataaaaaataaactatgtCAAGTTTGAACAACCATTTTAaaaacttgattcattttaagctcggttgGAGTCGGCTCGACTCggttattttatcaaataaacttgaacaccTTAAAGCTCGGCTTAACTCGACTCGTTTATAGTCCTACTGATATACAACTTGGTACAGCACAATATCGATTGAAAATTAAACAGAATGCACTGAAACACAGATTGAAAACCTTGAATCAACTGTATTACCAACATATAATCGAGAGAACACAATAAACAAAACCGACATTAGAGATGTAAAATATTGGATTGCACATAGGGATGTTGGGAGGAGATCATAAGGAAAAACTAGAG includes these proteins:
- the LOC122012157 gene encoding photosynthetic NDH subunit of lumenal location 2, chloroplastic-like, with amino-acid sequence MGTFAKHIILCHIPTSDQQPHRPPPSLTPPPPLVAEDRLHSTRRRWTLLSTVLTASSALGLRPRAATAEVEQRWGTRSFFREKYFEPGLSPEEAAARIRQTAEGMRNMRHMLDTMSWRYVLFYVRLKSAYLDADLKNAMATVPQARRQSYVKTANELVDNMSELDRHIRSPKVYESYLYYEKTLKSLDDLVSLLA